In Tursiops truncatus isolate mTurTru1 chromosome 19, mTurTru1.mat.Y, whole genome shotgun sequence, a genomic segment contains:
- the ZNF276 gene encoding zinc finger protein 276 isoform X2 yields MFRKTAVPSAPTLSSLRTARALAMGHCRLCHGKFSSRSLRSISGRAPGESAERPAPGDRVFVRDFQRLLGVAVQQDPALPQFVCKNCHTQFYQCHGLLTSFLQRVNVPPTGRRKPCAKVGVQPRTGAEEGACVVDLIASSPQGLRGLVGWVHGHAAGCGALPSLQRTLSSEYCGIVRAVWGCDRGHDYTMDADSSCEALLLDGTLGVRRTWDKDLAPGLPRHRGSSPSGAAPQSSQGRAIAAGAETETLPSTDTARPPSDGDPVGPGPGPPPQPSLPQSGAPGQLGEKQVPSPTSDDRVKDEFSDLSEGDFLSEDENDKKQNTQSSDESFEPYPEKKISGKKSESKEARKSEEPKIRKKPGPKPGWKGKPRCEREELPTIYKCPHQGCTAVYRGADGMKKHVKEHHEEVRERPCPHPGCNKVFMIDRYLQRHVKLIHTEVRNYICDECGQTFKQRKHLLVHQMRHSGAKPLQCEVCGFQCRQRASLKYHMTKHKAETELDFACDQCGRRFEKAHNLNVHMSMVHPLTQTPDKAPEPPPGPAAGQAVKAEPT; encoded by the exons ATGTTTCGCAAGACAGCTGTCCCTTCGGCGCCTACTCTGAGCTCACTGA GAACGGCCCGGGCCCTGGCCATGGGGCACTGTCGCCTCTGTCACGGGAAGTTCTCCTCCCGGAGCCTCCGCAGCATCTCTGGCAGGGCGCCTGGGGAGAGCGCAGAAAGACCGGCCCCTGGGGACCGTGTTTTTGTCCGGGACTTCCAGCGCCTCCTGGGGGTGGCCGTCCAGCAGGACCCGGCTCTGCCCCAGTTTGTCTGCAAGAACTGCCACACCCAGTTCTACCAGTGCCACGGCCTCCTCACGTCTTTCCTGCAGAGAGTCAACGTCCCCCCCACGGGCCGCCGGAAGCCTTGTGCAAA GGTCGGTGTGCAGCCTCGGACGGGGGCGGAGGAGGGAGCGTGTGTGG TGGACCTGATCGCTTCGAGCCCCCAGGGCCTGCGTGGCTTGGTGGGGTGGGTGCACGGACACGCGGCCGGCTGCGGGGCCCTGCCCAGCCTCCAGAGGACCCTGTCCTCCGAGTACTGTGGCATCGTCCGGGCCGTGTGGGGCTGTGACCGAGGGCACGACTACACCATGGACGCCGACTCCAGCTGCGAGGCCCTCTTGCTGGACGGCACCTTGGGCGTCAGGCGGACGTGGGACAAGGATTTGGCCCCAGGGCTCCCCCGGCATCGGGGGTCCAGCCCCAGCGGGGCTGCCCCTCAGAGCTCCCAGGGCAGAGCGATCGCCGCCGGGGCCGAGACCGAGACGCTGCCCAGCACGGACACAGCCCGGCCTCCTTCAGATGGCGACCCGGTGGGGCCTGGGCCGGGCCCCCCGCCTCAGCCAAGCCTCCCCCAAAGCGGGGCCCCAG GGCAGTTGGGTGAGAAGCAGGTTCCCTCTCCAACCTCGGATGATCGGGTAAAAGACGAGTTCAGTGACCTTTCTGAGGG aGACTTCCTGAGTGAAGACGAAAATGATAAGAAGCAGAATACCCAGTCCTCAGACGAGTCCTTTGAGCCCTACCCAGAAAAGAA GATCTCTGGTAAGAAGAGTGAAAGCAAAGAAGCCAGGAAGTCAGAAGAACCAAAAATTCGAAAGAAACCTGGGCCCAAGCCGGGCTGGAAGGGCAAGCCGCGCTGTGAGAG GGAGGAGCTGCCCACCATCTACAAGTGTCCTCACCAGGGCTGCACGGCCGTGTACCGTGGGGCTGACGGCATGAAG AAGCACGTCAAGGAGCACCACGAGGAGGTCCGGGAGAGGCCCTGCCCGCACCCCGGCTGCAACAAGGTGTTCATGATCGACCGCTACCTGCAGCGCCACGTCAAGCTCATCCACACAG AGGTGCGGAACTATATCTGTGACGAGTGTGGGCAGACCTTCAAGCAGCGGAAGCACCTCCTGGTCCACCAGATGCGCCACTCAGGAGCCAAGCCCCTGCA GTGCGAAGTCTGCGGCTTCCAGTGCCGGCAGCGGGCATCCCTGAAGTACCACATGACCAAGCACAAGGCCGAGACGGAGCTGGACTTTGCCTGCGACCAGTGTGGCCGGCGGTTCGAGAAGGCTCACAACCTCAACGTGCACATGTCCATGGTGCACCCCCTGACGCAGACCCCGGACAAGGCCCCGGAGCCCCCGCCTGGGCCCGCAGCGGGGCAGGCCGTGAAGGCTGAGCCTACCTGA
- the ZNF276 gene encoding zinc finger protein 276 isoform X3, producing MGHCRLCHGKFSSRSLRSISGRAPGESAERPAPGDRVFVRDFQRLLGVAVQQDPALPQFVCKNCHTQFYQCHGLLTSFLQRVNVPPTGRRKPCAKVGVQPRTGAEEGACVVDLIASSPQGLRGLVGWVHGHAAGCGALPSLQRTLSSEYCGIVRAVWGCDRGHDYTMDADSSCEALLLDGTLGVRRTWDKDLAPGLPRHRGSSPSGAAPQSSQGRAIAAGAETETLPSTDTARPPSDGDPVGPGPGPPPQPSLPQSGAPGQLGEKQVPSPTSDDRVKDEFSDLSEGDFLSEDENDKKQNTQSSDESFEPYPEKKISGKKSESKEARKSEEPKIRKKPGPKPGWKGKPRCEREELPTIYKCPHQGCTAVYRGADGMKKHVKEHHEEVRERPCPHPGCNKVFMIDRYLQRHVKLIHTEVRNYICDECGQTFKQRKHLLVHQMRHSGAKPLQCEVCGFQCRQRASLKYHMTKHKAETELDFACDQCGRRFEKAHNLNVHMSMVHPLTQTPDKAPEPPPGPAAGQAVKAEPT from the exons ATGGGGCACTGTCGCCTCTGTCACGGGAAGTTCTCCTCCCGGAGCCTCCGCAGCATCTCTGGCAGGGCGCCTGGGGAGAGCGCAGAAAGACCGGCCCCTGGGGACCGTGTTTTTGTCCGGGACTTCCAGCGCCTCCTGGGGGTGGCCGTCCAGCAGGACCCGGCTCTGCCCCAGTTTGTCTGCAAGAACTGCCACACCCAGTTCTACCAGTGCCACGGCCTCCTCACGTCTTTCCTGCAGAGAGTCAACGTCCCCCCCACGGGCCGCCGGAAGCCTTGTGCAAA GGTCGGTGTGCAGCCTCGGACGGGGGCGGAGGAGGGAGCGTGTGTGG TGGACCTGATCGCTTCGAGCCCCCAGGGCCTGCGTGGCTTGGTGGGGTGGGTGCACGGACACGCGGCCGGCTGCGGGGCCCTGCCCAGCCTCCAGAGGACCCTGTCCTCCGAGTACTGTGGCATCGTCCGGGCCGTGTGGGGCTGTGACCGAGGGCACGACTACACCATGGACGCCGACTCCAGCTGCGAGGCCCTCTTGCTGGACGGCACCTTGGGCGTCAGGCGGACGTGGGACAAGGATTTGGCCCCAGGGCTCCCCCGGCATCGGGGGTCCAGCCCCAGCGGGGCTGCCCCTCAGAGCTCCCAGGGCAGAGCGATCGCCGCCGGGGCCGAGACCGAGACGCTGCCCAGCACGGACACAGCCCGGCCTCCTTCAGATGGCGACCCGGTGGGGCCTGGGCCGGGCCCCCCGCCTCAGCCAAGCCTCCCCCAAAGCGGGGCCCCAG GGCAGTTGGGTGAGAAGCAGGTTCCCTCTCCAACCTCGGATGATCGGGTAAAAGACGAGTTCAGTGACCTTTCTGAGGG aGACTTCCTGAGTGAAGACGAAAATGATAAGAAGCAGAATACCCAGTCCTCAGACGAGTCCTTTGAGCCCTACCCAGAAAAGAA GATCTCTGGTAAGAAGAGTGAAAGCAAAGAAGCCAGGAAGTCAGAAGAACCAAAAATTCGAAAGAAACCTGGGCCCAAGCCGGGCTGGAAGGGCAAGCCGCGCTGTGAGAG GGAGGAGCTGCCCACCATCTACAAGTGTCCTCACCAGGGCTGCACGGCCGTGTACCGTGGGGCTGACGGCATGAAG AAGCACGTCAAGGAGCACCACGAGGAGGTCCGGGAGAGGCCCTGCCCGCACCCCGGCTGCAACAAGGTGTTCATGATCGACCGCTACCTGCAGCGCCACGTCAAGCTCATCCACACAG AGGTGCGGAACTATATCTGTGACGAGTGTGGGCAGACCTTCAAGCAGCGGAAGCACCTCCTGGTCCACCAGATGCGCCACTCAGGAGCCAAGCCCCTGCA GTGCGAAGTCTGCGGCTTCCAGTGCCGGCAGCGGGCATCCCTGAAGTACCACATGACCAAGCACAAGGCCGAGACGGAGCTGGACTTTGCCTGCGACCAGTGTGGCCGGCGGTTCGAGAAGGCTCACAACCTCAACGTGCACATGTCCATGGTGCACCCCCTGACGCAGACCCCGGACAAGGCCCCGGAGCCCCCGCCTGGGCCCGCAGCGGGGCAGGCCGTGAAGGCTGAGCCTACCTGA
- the ZNF276 gene encoding zinc finger protein 276 isoform X4 has translation MFRKTAVPSAPTLSSLRTARALAMGHCRLCHGKFSSRSLRSISGRAPGESAERPAPGDRVFVRDFQRLLGVAVQQDPALPQFVCKNCHTQFYQCHGLLTSFLQRVNVPPTGRRKPCAKVGVQPRTGAEEGACVVDLIASSPQGLRGLVGWVHGHAAGCGALPSLQRTLSSEYCGIVRAVWGCDRGHDYTMDADSSCEALLLDGTLGVRRTWDKDLAPGLPRHRGSSPSGAAPQSSQGRAIAAGAETETLPSTDTARPPSDGDPVGPGPGPPPQPSLPQSGAPGQLGEKQVPSPTSDDRVKDEFSDLSEGDFLSEDENDKKQNTQSSDESFEPYPEKKISGKKSESKEARKSEEPKIRKKPGPKPGWKGKPRCEREELPTIYKCPHQGCTAVYRGADGMKKHVKEHHEEVRERPCPHPGCNKVFMIDRYLQRHVKLIHTEVRNYICDECGQTFKQRKHLLVHQMRHSGAKPLQNNRTQAGPPHVTTRGRERAAKACLELQSGDGRRP, from the exons ATGTTTCGCAAGACAGCTGTCCCTTCGGCGCCTACTCTGAGCTCACTGA GAACGGCCCGGGCCCTGGCCATGGGGCACTGTCGCCTCTGTCACGGGAAGTTCTCCTCCCGGAGCCTCCGCAGCATCTCTGGCAGGGCGCCTGGGGAGAGCGCAGAAAGACCGGCCCCTGGGGACCGTGTTTTTGTCCGGGACTTCCAGCGCCTCCTGGGGGTGGCCGTCCAGCAGGACCCGGCTCTGCCCCAGTTTGTCTGCAAGAACTGCCACACCCAGTTCTACCAGTGCCACGGCCTCCTCACGTCTTTCCTGCAGAGAGTCAACGTCCCCCCCACGGGCCGCCGGAAGCCTTGTGCAAA GGTCGGTGTGCAGCCTCGGACGGGGGCGGAGGAGGGAGCGTGTGTGG TGGACCTGATCGCTTCGAGCCCCCAGGGCCTGCGTGGCTTGGTGGGGTGGGTGCACGGACACGCGGCCGGCTGCGGGGCCCTGCCCAGCCTCCAGAGGACCCTGTCCTCCGAGTACTGTGGCATCGTCCGGGCCGTGTGGGGCTGTGACCGAGGGCACGACTACACCATGGACGCCGACTCCAGCTGCGAGGCCCTCTTGCTGGACGGCACCTTGGGCGTCAGGCGGACGTGGGACAAGGATTTGGCCCCAGGGCTCCCCCGGCATCGGGGGTCCAGCCCCAGCGGGGCTGCCCCTCAGAGCTCCCAGGGCAGAGCGATCGCCGCCGGGGCCGAGACCGAGACGCTGCCCAGCACGGACACAGCCCGGCCTCCTTCAGATGGCGACCCGGTGGGGCCTGGGCCGGGCCCCCCGCCTCAGCCAAGCCTCCCCCAAAGCGGGGCCCCAG GGCAGTTGGGTGAGAAGCAGGTTCCCTCTCCAACCTCGGATGATCGGGTAAAAGACGAGTTCAGTGACCTTTCTGAGGG aGACTTCCTGAGTGAAGACGAAAATGATAAGAAGCAGAATACCCAGTCCTCAGACGAGTCCTTTGAGCCCTACCCAGAAAAGAA GATCTCTGGTAAGAAGAGTGAAAGCAAAGAAGCCAGGAAGTCAGAAGAACCAAAAATTCGAAAGAAACCTGGGCCCAAGCCGGGCTGGAAGGGCAAGCCGCGCTGTGAGAG GGAGGAGCTGCCCACCATCTACAAGTGTCCTCACCAGGGCTGCACGGCCGTGTACCGTGGGGCTGACGGCATGAAG AAGCACGTCAAGGAGCACCACGAGGAGGTCCGGGAGAGGCCCTGCCCGCACCCCGGCTGCAACAAGGTGTTCATGATCGACCGCTACCTGCAGCGCCACGTCAAGCTCATCCACACAG AGGTGCGGAACTATATCTGTGACGAGTGTGGGCAGACCTTCAAGCAGCGGAAGCACCTCCTGGTCCACCAGATGCGCCACTCAGGAGCCAAGCCCCTGCA
- the ZNF276 gene encoding zinc finger protein 276 isoform X1 yields MKRDRLGRFLSPGVSGQRGSSGGGSCGGGRPRGRPSRSGPDVAEAAALVAARLGWGPTRACADAGEDGADEAGTARALAMGHCRLCHGKFSSRSLRSISGRAPGESAERPAPGDRVFVRDFQRLLGVAVQQDPALPQFVCKNCHTQFYQCHGLLTSFLQRVNVPPTGRRKPCAKVGVQPRTGAEEGACVVDLIASSPQGLRGLVGWVHGHAAGCGALPSLQRTLSSEYCGIVRAVWGCDRGHDYTMDADSSCEALLLDGTLGVRRTWDKDLAPGLPRHRGSSPSGAAPQSSQGRAIAAGAETETLPSTDTARPPSDGDPVGPGPGPPPQPSLPQSGAPGQLGEKQVPSPTSDDRVKDEFSDLSEGDFLSEDENDKKQNTQSSDESFEPYPEKKISGKKSESKEARKSEEPKIRKKPGPKPGWKGKPRCEREELPTIYKCPHQGCTAVYRGADGMKKHVKEHHEEVRERPCPHPGCNKVFMIDRYLQRHVKLIHTEVRNYICDECGQTFKQRKHLLVHQMRHSGAKPLQCEVCGFQCRQRASLKYHMTKHKAETELDFACDQCGRRFEKAHNLNVHMSMVHPLTQTPDKAPEPPPGPAAGQAVKAEPT; encoded by the exons ATGAAGCGGGACCGGCTCGGGCGCTTCCTGTCGCCCGGGGTGTCCGGGCAGCGCGGGAGCTCCGGTGGCGGCAGCTGTGGCGGCGGCCGGCCCCGGGGCCGCCCGTCCCGCAGCGGTCCCGACGTGGCCGAGGCGGCGGCTTTGGTGGCTGCGCGGCTGGGCTGGGGCCCGACGCGGGCCTGCGCGGACGCGGGCGAGGACGGCGCCGACGAGGCAG GAACGGCCCGGGCCCTGGCCATGGGGCACTGTCGCCTCTGTCACGGGAAGTTCTCCTCCCGGAGCCTCCGCAGCATCTCTGGCAGGGCGCCTGGGGAGAGCGCAGAAAGACCGGCCCCTGGGGACCGTGTTTTTGTCCGGGACTTCCAGCGCCTCCTGGGGGTGGCCGTCCAGCAGGACCCGGCTCTGCCCCAGTTTGTCTGCAAGAACTGCCACACCCAGTTCTACCAGTGCCACGGCCTCCTCACGTCTTTCCTGCAGAGAGTCAACGTCCCCCCCACGGGCCGCCGGAAGCCTTGTGCAAA GGTCGGTGTGCAGCCTCGGACGGGGGCGGAGGAGGGAGCGTGTGTGG TGGACCTGATCGCTTCGAGCCCCCAGGGCCTGCGTGGCTTGGTGGGGTGGGTGCACGGACACGCGGCCGGCTGCGGGGCCCTGCCCAGCCTCCAGAGGACCCTGTCCTCCGAGTACTGTGGCATCGTCCGGGCCGTGTGGGGCTGTGACCGAGGGCACGACTACACCATGGACGCCGACTCCAGCTGCGAGGCCCTCTTGCTGGACGGCACCTTGGGCGTCAGGCGGACGTGGGACAAGGATTTGGCCCCAGGGCTCCCCCGGCATCGGGGGTCCAGCCCCAGCGGGGCTGCCCCTCAGAGCTCCCAGGGCAGAGCGATCGCCGCCGGGGCCGAGACCGAGACGCTGCCCAGCACGGACACAGCCCGGCCTCCTTCAGATGGCGACCCGGTGGGGCCTGGGCCGGGCCCCCCGCCTCAGCCAAGCCTCCCCCAAAGCGGGGCCCCAG GGCAGTTGGGTGAGAAGCAGGTTCCCTCTCCAACCTCGGATGATCGGGTAAAAGACGAGTTCAGTGACCTTTCTGAGGG aGACTTCCTGAGTGAAGACGAAAATGATAAGAAGCAGAATACCCAGTCCTCAGACGAGTCCTTTGAGCCCTACCCAGAAAAGAA GATCTCTGGTAAGAAGAGTGAAAGCAAAGAAGCCAGGAAGTCAGAAGAACCAAAAATTCGAAAGAAACCTGGGCCCAAGCCGGGCTGGAAGGGCAAGCCGCGCTGTGAGAG GGAGGAGCTGCCCACCATCTACAAGTGTCCTCACCAGGGCTGCACGGCCGTGTACCGTGGGGCTGACGGCATGAAG AAGCACGTCAAGGAGCACCACGAGGAGGTCCGGGAGAGGCCCTGCCCGCACCCCGGCTGCAACAAGGTGTTCATGATCGACCGCTACCTGCAGCGCCACGTCAAGCTCATCCACACAG AGGTGCGGAACTATATCTGTGACGAGTGTGGGCAGACCTTCAAGCAGCGGAAGCACCTCCTGGTCCACCAGATGCGCCACTCAGGAGCCAAGCCCCTGCA GTGCGAAGTCTGCGGCTTCCAGTGCCGGCAGCGGGCATCCCTGAAGTACCACATGACCAAGCACAAGGCCGAGACGGAGCTGGACTTTGCCTGCGACCAGTGTGGCCGGCGGTTCGAGAAGGCTCACAACCTCAACGTGCACATGTCCATGGTGCACCCCCTGACGCAGACCCCGGACAAGGCCCCGGAGCCCCCGCCTGGGCCCGCAGCGGGGCAGGCCGTGAAGGCTGAGCCTACCTGA